One genomic segment of Geoalkalibacter ferrihydriticus DSM 17813 includes these proteins:
- a CDS encoding nucleotidyltransferase substrate binding protein has product MSEDTRWMQRFNHFKKAYAQLQEALELLATRELSNIEKQGAIQAFEFTYELAWNVLRDYLLWQGAEVISGSRDAIREGFKRELISDGHGWMAMLQDRNRTVHTYNEETANEILRNLENRYSRLFAEFYQSFQQKCQIEDLME; this is encoded by the coding sequence ATGTCTGAAGATACTCGTTGGATGCAGAGATTCAATCATTTCAAAAAAGCCTACGCTCAGTTGCAGGAGGCGCTTGAACTTCTCGCAACGCGTGAATTGAGCAATATTGAAAAACAAGGGGCTATTCAGGCTTTTGAGTTTACCTACGAGTTGGCCTGGAATGTTCTGCGTGATTATTTGCTCTGGCAAGGCGCTGAAGTCATTTCAGGTTCACGTGACGCTATCCGTGAGGGCTTCAAGCGTGAGTTGATTTCCGACGGGCATGGGTGGATGGCCATGCTGCAGGATCGAAATCGAACCGTTCATACATATAATGAGGAGACGGCCAACGAAATTCTACGGAACCTGGAGAACCGTTACAGCCGATTATTTGCCGAATTCTACCAATCGTTCCAGCAAAAGTGTCAGATCGAGGACTTGATGGAATGA
- a CDS encoding nucleotidyltransferase family protein produces MASEQDLNKIRQIIVANLKEYPVRIFLFGSHATGRAAITSDIDVAVFPEKNLPAGLLSQIREEIENSNVPYPVDLVDLSQADEDFRQRVLKEGIEWTA; encoded by the coding sequence TTGGCGTCTGAACAGGACTTGAACAAAATTCGACAAATTATTGTGGCAAACCTCAAAGAATATCCCGTCCGGATTTTTCTCTTTGGCTCCCATGCCACCGGGCGTGCCGCAATCACCTCGGATATCGATGTGGCGGTGTTTCCGGAAAAAAACTTGCCTGCAGGCCTGCTCAGTCAAATTCGGGAAGAGATCGAGAATAGCAATGTGCCGTACCCTGTGGATCTTGTTGATTTGTCGCAAGCCGACGAAGATTTCCGACAAAGAGTGCTGAAAGAGGGGATAGAATGGACCGCCTGA
- the fliS gene encoding flagellar export chaperone FliS — translation MNAYLNSYRNTQVQTASPEQILVMLYDGAIRFLNQACVAMENGDRALKIKNLDKTLAIIAELNATLNHEVGGEIAANLAALYDFIMREIPRANAKNDPRVLQPVLNILGELREAWVQAAEIVRKERAGQAPEQSAQVAAAY, via the coding sequence ATGAACGCTTATCTCAATAGCTATCGTAATACTCAGGTGCAGACCGCTTCGCCCGAGCAGATTCTGGTCATGCTCTACGACGGCGCCATCCGTTTTCTCAACCAGGCCTGCGTTGCCATGGAGAACGGCGACCGCGCCCTCAAGATTAAAAACCTCGACAAAACTCTGGCCATCATCGCCGAGCTTAATGCCACCCTCAATCATGAAGTCGGTGGCGAGATCGCGGCCAACCTGGCGGCGCTCTATGATTTCATCATGCGCGAAATCCCCCGCGCCAACGCCAAGAACGATCCCCGGGTACTGCAGCCGGTTCTCAATATCCTTGGCGAGCTGCGCGAGGCCTGGGTGCAGGCCGCCGAAATCGTGCGCAAGGAGCGCGCTGGCCAGGCACCCGAACAGAGTGCCCAGGTCGCCGCGGCCTATTAA
- a CDS encoding GumC family protein — translation MTEEQKYQDHPPVRPEPDDEINLLDLLLVLVKNKWLIIGTCIATFALACIYTLTLPNIFTATARLLPPQQEKGGLSGMLGGMGGLAALAGVSPGGSSADFYVGLAKSRTISDAIIERFDLMNRFGWETRNGAYQALGGKINVSADKMTGFITLSVDDEDPRFAAEMANAYVEELQKLNVRINLSTAGRERVFLEERLALVARDLELAEENLKRFQQEHKTIRIDEQTKGLIEAVSRLKGELASKEVELGVLLSYQTEQNPEVRALRESIVQIREQIRRLEQSPGAGHLGDDLFFVIAEVPELGLQFARLMREYKVQETLFELISKQYEVAKISEAKNTSTLQILDAAAVPDLKSKPKRSLMVLVATFAAGFLAVLVAFVREFGRNLAGEDRRRWEQIKANLRLRR, via the coding sequence ATGACCGAAGAACAAAAATACCAAGATCATCCTCCTGTGCGCCCGGAGCCGGACGACGAAATCAACCTTCTCGATCTGCTGCTCGTTCTGGTCAAGAATAAATGGCTGATCATCGGTACCTGCATTGCCACCTTCGCTCTGGCCTGCATTTACACCTTGACTCTGCCCAACATCTTCACCGCAACCGCTCGGCTGTTGCCTCCTCAGCAGGAAAAGGGCGGGCTGAGCGGCATGCTCGGTGGAATGGGCGGACTCGCCGCTCTGGCGGGGGTTTCCCCGGGGGGCAGTTCCGCCGATTTCTATGTCGGTCTGGCCAAGAGCCGCACGATTTCCGATGCCATCATCGAGCGCTTCGACCTGATGAACCGCTTCGGGTGGGAGACCAGAAACGGCGCCTATCAGGCCCTGGGCGGCAAGATCAATGTCTCGGCCGACAAGATGACCGGCTTTATCACTCTCAGCGTCGACGATGAAGATCCGCGCTTCGCCGCGGAGATGGCCAACGCCTATGTCGAGGAACTGCAAAAGCTCAACGTGCGCATCAATCTCAGCACCGCCGGGCGCGAGCGGGTCTTTCTCGAAGAGCGGCTCGCCCTGGTCGCGCGCGATCTCGAGCTGGCCGAGGAAAATCTCAAGCGTTTCCAGCAAGAGCACAAAACCATCCGTATTGATGAACAGACCAAAGGCCTCATTGAAGCCGTCTCCCGCCTCAAGGGCGAGCTGGCCAGCAAGGAAGTCGAGCTCGGCGTACTGCTTTCCTATCAGACCGAGCAGAACCCCGAGGTGCGTGCCCTGCGCGAGAGCATCGTCCAGATCCGCGAGCAGATCCGTCGTCTTGAGCAGTCCCCGGGTGCGGGGCATCTGGGCGACGATCTCTTTTTCGTCATCGCCGAGGTTCCCGAACTCGGCCTGCAGTTCGCTCGCCTCATGCGCGAATATAAGGTGCAGGAAACCCTCTTCGAGCTCATCAGCAAGCAGTACGAAGTCGCTAAAATCAGCGAAGCCAAAAACACCTCCACCCTCCAGATCCTTGATGCCGCGGCAGTGCCCGACCTGAAAAGCAAGCCCAAACGCTCCCTCATGGTGCTTGTCGCCACCTTCGCCGCCGGTTTTCTCGCCGTGCTGGTCGCCTTCGTGCGCGAATTCGGTCGCAACCTCGCCGGCGAAGACCGCCGGCGCTGGGAGCAGATCAAAGCCAACCTGCGTCTGCGCCGCTAA
- a CDS encoding four helix bundle protein has translation MRFEDLEVWKRSARLSADIYKELRELKDYGFKDQITRSGLSIPSNIAEGMERISRAECVRFLLYSKGSCGELRTQIYIGMDIAYIEKALGKKWIRETEAISSMLGGLIRAKKNRDP, from the coding sequence TTGCGGTTTGAGGACTTGGAAGTATGGAAGCGTTCTGCGCGCTTGAGTGCTGATATCTACAAGGAGTTGAGGGAATTAAAAGATTACGGGTTTAAAGACCAAATCACTCGATCCGGTTTGTCGATTCCCTCAAATATTGCCGAAGGTATGGAGCGGATTTCCCGCGCCGAGTGCGTCAGGTTTCTACTATATTCTAAAGGCTCCTGCGGCGAGCTGCGCACCCAGATTTATATCGGTATGGATATCGCCTATATCGAAAAAGCCCTCGGAAAAAAATGGATTCGTGAAACAGAAGCCATTTCATCAATGCTCGGTGGCTTGATTCGGGCGAAAAAGAACAGAGACCCCTGA
- a CDS encoding nucleotidyltransferase substrate binding protein, whose protein sequence is MDRLKERLEMAEKALGSFQDLPLGKNVDDIVRDAAIQRFEYTFEAVWKAAQLYLREKEGLDRGLLRAWCEPAYSPGY, encoded by the coding sequence ATGGACCGCCTGAAAGAAAGACTGGAAATGGCCGAAAAGGCCCTGGGGAGCTTCCAGGATCTGCCTTTGGGAAAAAATGTCGACGATATTGTACGCGATGCGGCCATTCAACGTTTTGAATATACCTTTGAAGCTGTCTGGAAAGCAGCCCAGCTGTATCTCCGTGAAAAGGAGGGGCTGGACAGGGGTCTCCTAAGGGCGTGGTGCGAGCCTGCTTACAGTCCGGGATATTGA
- a CDS encoding capsule assembly Wzi family protein, giving the protein MKKWIVLLAALMLALASPGFAASVSAPLPLDSWVYPALDKLEGLGLIDSSLKGSRPYTRLEAARLTAAARRSHSASRLPVAAELLRDLERELGSELDELGGRVGVDYFQPLRGASLTHAWRDGGDSTTANRTNATQFALDTNRQGLNFSEGHNAQLIFESEARLWRRLHFSARPLFAIQEEGTDGNWRLLDGRAALGLGPVELSFGRQSLWWGQGRNGTLVLSNNAKPLDMLRITNPSPVLLPWVFKYLGPLRFDMFWSELESAREVPNPYFAGMRLNFKPLPWLEIGGSRAVMFGGEGRPGIDLSEFVTILVGKNLEGGEDTSNQLAALDARLTLPFLGNAELYGELGGEDEAGGFIAKKAWLAGVYLPQLEPSGRLALRVEHTNLAYEGHGPVWYRHSQYRSGYTYERKILGHHLGGDSRSWYGELSAYLPGGLSAALDLDYQTRGYSDPIRESHLQPGLSLAWQATDSLRLSGRYAFDRVRNRGNLSGQNETHHFSLLTLDYRL; this is encoded by the coding sequence GTGAAAAAATGGATTGTTTTGCTGGCGGCACTGATGCTCGCCTTGGCTTCTCCCGGTTTTGCCGCCTCCGTTTCCGCCCCCCTGCCTTTGGACAGTTGGGTCTATCCAGCTCTTGATAAGCTTGAAGGGCTGGGTCTCATCGATTCTTCCCTAAAAGGCAGCCGACCCTACACACGACTGGAGGCGGCGCGCCTGACCGCCGCCGCCCGGCGCAGCCATTCTGCTTCTCGCCTGCCCGTTGCCGCCGAACTGCTGCGCGATCTTGAGCGCGAGTTGGGTTCAGAGCTTGACGAACTCGGCGGCCGGGTTGGCGTCGACTACTTTCAGCCCCTGCGCGGCGCAAGCCTCACCCATGCCTGGCGCGATGGCGGCGATTCGACCACCGCCAACCGCACCAATGCCACACAGTTCGCGCTTGATACCAATCGCCAGGGCCTCAACTTCAGCGAAGGCCACAACGCGCAACTCATCTTCGAGAGCGAAGCGCGCCTCTGGCGCCGCCTGCATTTTTCCGCGCGTCCCCTGTTCGCCATTCAGGAAGAAGGCACCGACGGCAACTGGCGGCTGCTTGACGGCCGCGCTGCTCTGGGTCTCGGGCCTGTTGAGCTGTCCTTCGGTCGCCAGTCACTGTGGTGGGGCCAGGGCCGCAACGGTACTCTGGTGCTCAGCAACAATGCCAAGCCCCTCGACATGCTGCGTATCACCAATCCCTCGCCGGTTCTGCTGCCCTGGGTGTTCAAGTATCTCGGGCCTCTGCGTTTCGATATGTTCTGGAGCGAACTGGAAAGCGCGCGCGAGGTGCCCAATCCCTACTTCGCCGGTATGCGCCTGAACTTCAAGCCGCTGCCCTGGTTGGAGATCGGCGGCTCGCGCGCGGTCATGTTCGGCGGCGAAGGGCGTCCCGGCATCGACCTCTCCGAGTTCGTCACCATTCTCGTCGGTAAGAATCTCGAGGGCGGCGAGGACACCAGCAATCAATTGGCTGCCCTTGATGCGCGCCTGACCCTGCCGTTCCTAGGCAATGCGGAACTCTACGGCGAACTCGGCGGCGAGGACGAAGCCGGCGGCTTCATCGCCAAAAAAGCCTGGTTGGCCGGTGTCTACCTGCCGCAGCTTGAACCCAGCGGCCGCCTGGCCCTGCGCGTCGAACACACCAACCTGGCTTATGAGGGGCATGGCCCCGTCTGGTATCGTCATTCCCAATATCGTTCCGGCTACACCTATGAGCGCAAGATCCTCGGTCACCACCTGGGCGGCGACTCCCGTTCCTGGTACGGGGAACTCTCCGCCTATCTGCCCGGCGGATTGAGTGCCGCACTGGATCTGGACTATCAGACGCGCGGGTACAGCGATCCGATACGTGAATCCCACCTGCAGCCCGGTTTGAGCCTCGCCTGGCAAGCAACCGACAGCCTGCGCCTGAGTGGACGCTATGCCTTTGATCGGGTGCGTAACCGGGGCAACCTCTCCGGTCAAAACGAAACCCATCACTTCTCCTTACTGACTCTGGATTACCGCTTATGA
- a CDS encoding SLBB domain-containing protein: MRTLTASRRRSLSLLTGFFCSILLLIAAAGHSEDPRTQDLRSQDQRTPGQRAFDPRDIRPLPQDPDTREDLRFDAERRNEERLREQTKRLQKEKEVAPSQLEQQFRQTPVPLGGAVERGESLRPAPLDPKELSKEDYQGLVFLELVTAPETLTLREKARMFRELDEQRRRVYLQTLPPEERRRFLDATGERESPWYLQDLRAPSIDRDLKQFGFRFFEAVDPAFLPDRLAPVGPDYPLGPGDSLDVHLWGSIDGRYEVTIDRSGVITIPRVGPVSLWGQSLEQGRETIRQAISKYFSNFEMNVTLGSMRSIQVFLVGEVENPGTYTVSSMATILNALTLAGGPTRNGSLRAVQLVRGGQEVADVDFYAFFTAGDRSRDLRLQAGDTIHVPMAGAQVGIAGDVRRPAIYELKGGETLADLLRLSGGFQSTAYLRKVQVERVLAHQSRKVIDLDLGEDPRADEPGLQFVLRDRDMVQVHSIAPVKNRYVMLKGYVARPGPYELREGMRLSELLLRFDNLLPYYYPGFAEVLRMVPPLYQPRKITVDLAAALAGDPAEDILLREHDEITLFAREEMEESAQVRISGAVQDPGLFRYFEEMRVRDLVVAAGNLRRGTFRDEAEITRFEYDARGSRTRQILINLEKALAGDPAHNIALHPDDQLFVRTLPDFSEMATVRLEGEVRFPGEYTVGKGESLGSLLARAGGFTERAYLRGAQFSRESVRLMQQERLEQLIREQEQAALRVSSEIAGGAMSRDDIQSAQALLEARQELLERMRETPVTGRMVVRLAPLEDFRGSEYDIELFDGDTLTVPTNPRTVMVLGQVYNPITITFSPGKTVSHYLNQVGGTKEDANTREMFIVRADGTVLSQNQAGAGVSWDRENFRWVFGGFNNTVMYPGDTLLVPEKFRRIHIMREIKDLTQIFYQIALGAAAVASF; the protein is encoded by the coding sequence ATGAGAACCCTGACTGCCTCCCGGCGCCGCTCACTCTCCCTGTTGACTGGTTTTTTCTGCAGCATTTTGCTGCTGATTGCGGCCGCCGGCCATTCTGAGGATCCGCGCACTCAGGACCTGCGCAGCCAAGATCAACGCACCCCTGGTCAGCGTGCCTTTGACCCGCGCGATATCCGCCCCCTGCCGCAGGATCCGGATACCAGGGAAGACCTGCGTTTTGATGCGGAGCGCAGAAACGAAGAGCGGTTGCGCGAGCAGACAAAGCGCTTGCAGAAAGAAAAAGAAGTGGCGCCCTCGCAGTTGGAGCAGCAGTTTCGGCAGACGCCGGTCCCCCTTGGCGGCGCCGTCGAACGCGGCGAGAGCCTGCGACCCGCGCCCCTTGACCCCAAAGAACTGAGCAAGGAAGACTATCAGGGCCTGGTTTTTCTTGAACTGGTGACCGCGCCCGAGACTCTGACGCTGCGCGAAAAAGCCAGAATGTTCCGTGAGCTCGACGAGCAACGGCGCCGCGTCTACTTGCAGACCCTGCCGCCGGAGGAGCGGCGCCGTTTTCTCGACGCCACCGGCGAGCGCGAATCGCCCTGGTATTTGCAGGATCTGCGCGCGCCAAGCATTGATCGCGACCTCAAGCAGTTCGGTTTCCGCTTTTTTGAAGCTGTCGATCCTGCTTTTCTGCCCGATCGCCTCGCACCCGTCGGACCCGATTACCCGTTGGGCCCCGGTGACAGCCTTGATGTTCACCTGTGGGGATCCATCGACGGGCGCTACGAGGTGACCATCGACCGCAGCGGCGTCATTACCATCCCACGCGTCGGCCCCGTCTCTCTCTGGGGGCAGAGTCTGGAGCAGGGACGGGAAACCATCCGCCAGGCAATTTCCAAATACTTCAGTAACTTCGAAATGAACGTGACCCTCGGTTCCATGCGTTCGATCCAGGTATTTCTGGTTGGCGAGGTCGAAAATCCCGGCACTTACACGGTCAGTTCCATGGCCACCATTCTCAACGCCCTGACCCTGGCCGGTGGCCCGACTCGCAACGGCAGCCTGCGCGCCGTGCAGTTGGTGCGCGGCGGACAGGAGGTGGCGGATGTCGATTTCTATGCCTTTTTTACCGCCGGCGACCGCAGCCGTGACCTACGCCTGCAGGCCGGCGACACCATCCATGTGCCCATGGCCGGCGCGCAGGTCGGCATCGCCGGTGACGTGCGACGCCCCGCCATCTATGAACTCAAGGGTGGCGAAACCCTGGCCGACCTGCTGCGTCTCTCCGGCGGCTTCCAGTCCACCGCCTATCTGCGCAAGGTACAGGTGGAGCGGGTACTCGCCCATCAGTCGCGCAAGGTCATCGACCTCGATCTCGGTGAAGATCCTCGCGCCGATGAACCCGGCCTGCAATTCGTTCTCCGCGATCGCGACATGGTGCAGGTCCACTCCATTGCCCCGGTGAAGAACCGCTACGTCATGCTCAAGGGTTACGTGGCGCGCCCCGGACCCTATGAGCTGCGGGAAGGCATGCGCCTGAGCGAACTGCTGCTGCGTTTCGACAATTTGCTGCCCTACTATTACCCCGGCTTTGCCGAGGTGCTGCGCATGGTGCCGCCCCTTTACCAACCGCGCAAAATCACCGTCGATCTCGCCGCCGCCCTGGCCGGCGATCCCGCCGAGGACATTCTGCTTCGGGAGCACGACGAAATCACCCTGTTCGCCCGCGAGGAGATGGAGGAGAGCGCCCAGGTGCGCATATCCGGCGCCGTGCAGGATCCCGGATTATTTCGCTACTTCGAAGAGATGCGCGTGCGCGATCTGGTCGTCGCCGCCGGTAACCTGCGGCGCGGAACCTTTCGTGATGAAGCGGAGATTACCCGGTTCGAGTACGATGCGCGTGGCAGTCGCACCCGGCAGATTCTCATCAACCTGGAAAAGGCGCTGGCCGGCGATCCCGCGCATAACATTGCGCTACATCCCGACGATCAACTTTTCGTGCGCACTCTCCCCGATTTCTCCGAAATGGCCACCGTGCGGCTGGAAGGCGAGGTGCGCTTCCCCGGCGAATACACCGTCGGCAAGGGCGAAAGCCTGGGTTCCCTGCTGGCCCGTGCCGGCGGCTTCACCGAACGCGCTTACCTGCGCGGCGCCCAGTTCTCCCGTGAGTCGGTGCGTCTGATGCAGCAGGAACGCCTCGAACAACTGATACGTGAGCAGGAGCAGGCGGCGTTGCGCGTCTCGTCCGAAATTGCCGGCGGCGCCATGAGTCGCGACGACATTCAATCCGCGCAGGCATTGCTCGAGGCCCGACAGGAACTTTTGGAAAGAATGCGTGAAACGCCCGTCACCGGACGCATGGTGGTCAGGCTCGCGCCTCTGGAGGATTTCCGCGGCAGCGAGTATGACATCGAACTGTTCGACGGCGACACTCTTACCGTGCCCACCAATCCGCGCACCGTCATGGTGCTGGGGCAGGTTTACAACCCCATTACCATCACCTTCAGCCCGGGCAAAACCGTCTCGCACTATCTCAATCAGGTCGGCGGCACGAAAGAAGATGCCAATACCCGCGAGATGTTCATCGTACGCGCCGACGGCACCGTCCTCAGCCAAAATCAGGCCGGCGCCGGGGTGAGCTGGGATCGCGAGAATTTCCGCTGGGTATTCGGCGGCTTCAACAACACGGTCATGTATCCTGGCGACACCCTGCTGGTTCCCGAGAAGTTCCGCCGCATCCACATCATGCGCGAGATCAAGGATCTCACGCAGATCTTCTACCAGATTGCTCTCGGTGCCGCGGCGGTGGCCTCGTTTTAG
- a CDS encoding flagellar brake protein → MEKISPQAALQHLGGRKSVKVYLPTRGTGSLPFEGIAQPVTATVVKVSFPPDTLPRNIDPQGEFKLAIVVAGPTISVHGHIRQVVNDRQVLLEATEAYEHPQKREHFRIDVDVPVRYWRCSDEPDYIPELFESPRERINLSGGGMMFTAVLTMAVGQKLGFELSIPGPPREIVRCEGRVVRVVEQGAAGWSVAVYFTEIEDEDQETLISYCFSEQRRQLRTKVEVAGR, encoded by the coding sequence ATGGAAAAAATTTCTCCCCAGGCAGCCCTCCAACATTTGGGGGGAAGAAAATCCGTCAAAGTCTACCTCCCCACGCGGGGCACGGGATCGCTGCCCTTTGAGGGCATCGCCCAACCAGTCACGGCCACCGTCGTCAAGGTCAGTTTCCCCCCCGACACCCTGCCGCGCAATATCGACCCCCAGGGCGAATTCAAGCTGGCCATCGTTGTTGCCGGACCGACCATCTCCGTGCACGGGCATATCCGCCAGGTGGTCAACGACCGCCAGGTGCTCCTCGAGGCCACCGAGGCCTACGAACATCCCCAGAAGCGCGAGCATTTCCGCATCGATGTCGATGTGCCGGTGCGCTACTGGCGGTGCAGCGACGAGCCGGATTACATCCCCGAGCTCTTCGAGTCGCCCCGTGAGCGCATCAACCTGAGCGGCGGCGGCATGATGTTCACCGCCGTTCTGACCATGGCGGTGGGGCAGAAACTGGGCTTCGAGTTGAGTATTCCCGGCCCGCCGCGCGAAATCGTGCGCTGCGAGGGACGCGTGGTGCGTGTCGTCGAACAGGGTGCGGCTGGCTGGTCGGTGGCGGTCTATTTCACCGAGATTGAAGATGAAGACCAGGAAACCCTGATTTCCTACTGTTTTTCCGAACAGCGTCGGCAGCTGCGCACCAAAGTTGAAGTGGCCGGGCGGTAA
- a CDS encoding nucleotidyltransferase domain-containing protein, translating to MNKAFGLSAQDRKKIISVFQKFPEVERVVIYGSRAKGNYRPASDIDLTIMNRVGWQTFLSIENALDDVLLPYKIDLSIYDQIDNPDLVDHIQRVGTVFYEKESGK from the coding sequence ATGAATAAAGCCTTTGGCTTGTCCGCGCAGGACCGAAAAAAAATTATTTCAGTTTTTCAGAAATTTCCAGAGGTTGAACGGGTCGTTATCTATGGCTCACGCGCCAAAGGAAATTATCGGCCGGCATCCGACATCGACCTGACCATCATGAACAGGGTGGGTTGGCAGACGTTTTTGTCGATAGAAAACGCACTGGATGACGTGCTGCTGCCCTATAAGATCGATCTTTCGATTTACGACCAGATAGACAACCCTGATCTGGTCGATCATATTCAAAGGGTTGGTACTGTTTTTTATGAAAAGGAATCCGGAAAATAA
- a CDS encoding nucleotidyltransferase substrate binding protein yields MTDGQARLALELVDDRNLTVHAYNEELAKRIFSHLNDYAELMADWLSEMQEKNSRVKA; encoded by the coding sequence TTGACAGATGGGCAGGCACGCCTGGCCCTGGAATTGGTCGATGATCGCAACCTGACGGTTCACGCGTACAATGAAGAACTGGCAAAGCGCATTTTCTCGCACTTGAACGACTACGCCGAACTCATGGCTGATTGGCTCAGCGAAATGCAGGAGAAAAATTCAAGGGTAAAGGCGTGA